A genomic segment from Dermacentor silvarum isolate Dsil-2018 chromosome 11, BIME_Dsil_1.4, whole genome shotgun sequence encodes:
- the LOC119432419 gene encoding putative nuclease HARBI1, translated as MFEQLFAPPEKRPKVGVVCGKTVAAYSDEEFRRNFRLSRAVANSLAAEFAKSPRYPSRTDRGGLDPKSPEEHVLSFLWYAANKSCIRDVAGRFEVGESTQHRMMYRVMDFLLDIAPRIVTFPDDLEKLANEFKHVSGFPDTIDCIDGSYIPVRCPAGKVRSVYVNRHHYPSLTLQGICDNRKRFLDASTGAPSKVNDSRIFRLSTISKKLPQLCAGKYHILGDAAYPSREFLMTPIRDYGSLYASDKAFSTKLSSTRVLIENAFGELKGRFRQLQRLDLTTVDNMTKFILACCVLHNICIDNGDLPDSLVQDTRLSAQANNDQNPTAAAVGSGTSREESLLRALQKLNEKNLSPRWG; from the exons ATGTTCGAGCAGCTGTTTGCCCCGCCGGAGAAGCGACCGAAGGTAGGAGTCGTATGTGGAAAGACGGTTGCCGCGTATTCTGACGAAGAG TTTCGCCGAAACTTCCGACTGTCACGGGCGGTTGCAAATTCGCTTGCTGCTGAGTTCGCGAAATCGCCGCGCTACCCCTCACGGACTGATCGCGGAGGCCTAGACCCCAAGTCACCTGAAGAGCATGTCCTGTCCTTTTTGTG GTATGCTGCCAACAAATCCTGCATACGGGATGTTGCAGGCCGGTTTGAGGTTGGGGAAAGCACGCAACACAGGATGATGTACCGCGTCATGGATTTCCTTCTCGACATTGCACCCCGCATCGTGACCTTCCCAGATGACTTGGAAAAACTTGCCAATGAGTTCAAGCAC GTTTCAGGGTTTCCAGACACTATTGACTGTATTGACGGGAGCTATATTCCGGTTAGGTGCCCTGCTGGTAAAGTGCGGTCAGTGTATGTAAACAGGCACCACTACCCATCGTTGACGCTGCAGGGAATATGTGATAACCGGAAGAGATTCCTTGATGCCAGCACTGGTGCACCCAGTAAAGTTAACGACTCCAGGATCTTCCGGCTTTCAACCATTTCGAAAAAACTGCCTCAACTCTGCGCTGGAAAATACCACATTCTTGGGGATGCAGCGTACCCATCTCGCGAGTTTCTGATGACGCCCATTCGAGACTATGGAAGCCTCTATGCCTCTGACAAGGCATTTAGCACCAAACTTTCATCTACCCGAGTGCTAATTGAAAATGCGTTTGGGGAGTTGAAGGGTAGGTTTCGGCAGCTACAGCGTTTGGACCTCACGACAGTAGACAACATGACAAAATTTATTCTCGCATGTTGTGTCCTCCACAACATCTGCATTGACAATGGTGACTTACCTGATAGCCTAGTTCAGGACACGCGTCTGAGCGCTCAGGCTAATAATGATCAGAACCCTACTGCAGCCGCAGTCGGCAGTGGAACATCTAGAGAAGAGAGCCTCTTACGGGCACTTCAGAAGTTAAACGAGAAAAACTTAAGTCCAAGATGGGGCTAA
- the LOC119432420 gene encoding MAP7 domain-containing protein 2-like: MKRGGGAPEWTPGETKLLLDYYYKYFPQVGPFKKFKNKKMLFIQVSKDLADVLGCNKTPQQCENRIKTVRRQKKKACDNNNKSGAPPCPVPFDDEMRKIESIDDSLEHEVQRDYFVVTYKATSSSSDSSADAPSTSPENSSTLASGSDSGESTKMLADAKKRGLRASTSRMQQMQYFFDQMQAISAERAARREELEKQKEKRRAERRAERIQERQERRKMHEDKLQLIRGALGLKQ, from the exons ATGAAAAGAGGTGGCGGAG CTCCCGAGTGGACACCAGGAGAAACCAAACTGCTGCTAGATTATTATTACAAGTACTTTCCTCAGGTTGGCCCTTTCAAGAAGTTCAAGAACAAGAAGATGCTTTTTATACAGGTTTCCAAGGATCTGGCTGATGTGCTTGGATGCAACAAAACGCCACAGCAATGTGAAAATCGCATAAAAACGGTAAGAAGGCAGAAGAAAAAGGCGTGTGATAATAACAACAAATCAGGCGCTCCACCTTGCCCTGTCCCATTTGACGATGAAATGAGAAAAATTGAAAGCATTGATGACAGTCTGGAGCACGAAGTCCAAAGGGACTATTTTGTAGTGACTTACAAGGCAACTTCATCAAGCTCCGACAGCTCAGCTGACGCGCCCTCAACTTCACCTGAAAACTCCAGTACTCTGGCGAGCGGTTCAGACAGTGGGGAAAGCACGAAAATGCTAGCAGATGCCAAGAAAAGGGGACTCCGCGCTAGTACTAGTCGTATGCAGCAGATGCAATATTTTTTTGACCAAATGCAGGCTATTAGTGCGGAGCGAGCGGCTCGCAGGGAAGAGCTGGAAAAACAGAAGGAGAAGAGGCGTGCCGAGCGGCGAGCTGAGCGCATTCAAGAACGCCAGGAGCGCCGCAAGATGCACGAAGACAAACTTCAGCTCATCCGCGGGGCCCTGGGGCTCAAGCAATAA